In Desulfosediminicola ganghwensis, a single window of DNA contains:
- a CDS encoding IS4 family transposase — protein MPMLPGFHLPKRGRKPHSQQQKFARKITSLRQNSFKQIGAIFGQFIPTKLLKQDPSGKMSRRRLFTKENTFWSFLGQVLDADGGCREAVKKLQSYASNHGLRLPSSSTASYCCARKKLDENLLVEVFQHTAKWSGARRASHSLNDRQVIVVDGTGVTMADTAENQELWPQSSNQKPGCGFPSARICAYFSLQTGTMLSYAIGNKKSNELPLFRKQWSTFEAGDIFLGDKGFCSYFDLAELKKRCVDSVITLARRKPVGRKNCIKEFAPDDLLIEWKKPVYREMVSYSRKTWEDLPDKLVMRQIKVKVTQSGFRTKEFHIVTTLIDQDQYLKDEIAALYLKRWDVELFFRDIKTTMGFDILRCQSPEMIKKEILMYFIAYNCIRRIMLQATQLVDIDIRSISFKGSLQAIRSWEPRLGSSRLSTNERQNMLSDLSFVVARCKVFDRPGRSDPRCLKRRPKPYQLLNKPRSEMVEIQHRSRYEKKA, from the coding sequence ATGCCAATGTTGCCCGGTTTTCACCTTCCCAAACGAGGTAGAAAACCTCATAGCCAACAACAAAAATTTGCTCGAAAAATCACTTCCCTCAGACAGAACTCTTTTAAACAGATAGGAGCGATTTTTGGGCAATTCATTCCCACGAAATTGCTCAAACAGGATCCTTCGGGAAAGATGAGCAGACGACGTTTGTTTACCAAGGAAAACACTTTTTGGTCCTTCTTAGGCCAAGTCCTTGATGCAGACGGTGGATGTAGAGAAGCTGTAAAAAAGTTGCAATCATATGCATCTAACCACGGCCTTCGGCTTCCATCATCATCTACCGCTTCATATTGCTGTGCACGTAAGAAATTAGATGAAAATCTGCTTGTTGAGGTGTTTCAACATACTGCTAAATGGTCCGGAGCACGACGTGCATCTCATTCATTAAATGATCGCCAGGTAATTGTTGTTGATGGGACAGGTGTTACAATGGCGGATACAGCAGAAAATCAAGAGCTTTGGCCACAGTCATCGAACCAGAAACCAGGATGCGGCTTCCCCTCAGCACGAATATGCGCATACTTTTCATTGCAAACCGGAACAATGCTCAGCTATGCCATCGGTAATAAAAAGAGTAACGAACTTCCATTGTTCCGTAAGCAGTGGTCCACCTTTGAGGCTGGTGATATCTTTCTTGGTGATAAAGGTTTTTGTAGTTACTTCGATTTAGCCGAGCTGAAAAAACGCTGTGTTGATAGTGTGATAACACTTGCTCGTAGAAAACCAGTCGGTAGGAAAAACTGCATTAAAGAATTCGCTCCTGATGATCTACTGATTGAATGGAAAAAACCAGTATACAGGGAAATGGTGTCGTATTCGCGGAAAACCTGGGAGGACCTTCCCGACAAACTCGTTATGAGACAAATCAAAGTAAAGGTGACTCAATCAGGGTTTAGAACAAAAGAATTTCATATTGTTACCACGCTAATCGATCAAGATCAGTACCTGAAAGACGAAATTGCAGCGTTATACCTTAAGCGTTGGGATGTCGAACTTTTCTTTCGTGATATCAAGACAACGATGGGATTTGATATCCTCCGGTGCCAATCGCCTGAAATGATAAAGAAAGAAATTTTAATGTACTTCATAGCGTACAACTGCATCCGGCGCATAATGTTACAAGCGACACAGCTGGTAGACATTGATATCCGGTCTATCAGTTTCAAAGGAAGTCTACAGGCTATTAGAAGTTGGGAACCACGGTTGGGGTCCTCTAGGTTGAGCACAAATGAAAGACAAAACATGCTCTCAGATTTATCCTTTGTCGTGGCTCGTTGCAAAGTTTTCGACAGGCCTGGACGAAGCGATCCGCGGTGTCTTAAGCGAAGACCAAAACCTTATCAGTTACTCAACAAACCTAGGAGTGAAATGGTCGAAATACAGCATCGGAGCAGATATGAAAAAAAGGCTTAA
- the glmM gene encoding phosphoglucosamine mutase, which translates to MRKLFGTDGIRGVANIYPMTIEIAMQVGRAIAFIVKDKAKGNRIIIGKDTRLSCYMLENALTAGICSMGVDALLVGPLPTPGISFITTSMRANAGVVISASHNPFQDNGIKIFSSDGFKLPDEVELDIEDLIFSQKMAALRPVADEVGKASRIDDAKGRYIVFLKNAFPKKYTLDGFHIVIDCANGATYGVAPYVFSELGAKVTKLGVDPDGTNINKDCGALHPQLMARKVKDLGADIGLAFDGDGDRLIVCDEHGEIVDGDHIMAICAQELMKQRKLKKKTLVATSMSNMGLEVAMERMGGNLVRTDVGDRYVVECMRKKGYSFGGEQSGHLVFLDHITTGDGILAGLQLLAIMKKRKKTLSELANVMECFPQTLKNVRMSSKIPVDTIPDFPQTLKKLEQKLGKSGRILVRPSGTEPLIRVMVEGQDETEIDTIADELCEVIRRADRG; encoded by the coding sequence ATGAGAAAACTATTCGGAACTGACGGTATACGCGGAGTTGCCAATATTTATCCTATGACCATTGAAATCGCCATGCAGGTTGGACGGGCGATTGCGTTCATAGTAAAAGATAAAGCCAAAGGTAACCGGATTATCATTGGTAAAGACACCAGACTCTCCTGTTATATGCTGGAGAATGCCCTTACTGCAGGTATTTGCTCCATGGGAGTGGATGCCTTATTGGTGGGCCCACTGCCAACCCCGGGTATCTCGTTTATCACCACCTCCATGCGTGCCAATGCAGGTGTGGTCATTTCCGCATCCCACAACCCGTTTCAGGATAACGGCATCAAGATCTTCTCCAGTGACGGTTTCAAACTGCCCGATGAGGTTGAGCTCGATATCGAGGATTTGATCTTCTCACAGAAAATGGCAGCGCTGCGGCCGGTGGCAGACGAGGTTGGCAAGGCCAGCCGGATCGATGATGCCAAGGGCAGATATATTGTCTTTTTAAAGAACGCCTTTCCTAAAAAATATACTCTTGATGGTTTTCATATAGTTATCGATTGCGCCAACGGGGCGACCTATGGTGTGGCGCCGTACGTCTTCAGTGAACTCGGGGCCAAGGTGACCAAGCTGGGTGTAGACCCGGACGGCACCAACATCAACAAGGACTGTGGTGCGCTTCATCCGCAGTTGATGGCCAGGAAGGTGAAGGATCTCGGTGCCGATATCGGCCTGGCCTTTGACGGCGACGGTGACAGGTTGATAGTCTGCGACGAGCATGGCGAAATCGTGGACGGCGATCACATCATGGCTATATGCGCCCAGGAGCTGATGAAGCAGCGTAAGCTGAAGAAGAAGACCCTGGTTGCTACCAGCATGTCGAATATGGGCCTTGAAGTCGCCATGGAGCGTATGGGCGGCAATCTGGTGCGTACAGACGTGGGTGACAGATATGTGGTCGAGTGTATGAGGAAGAAGGGATACTCTTTCGGTGGTGAGCAATCTGGCCATCTGGTGTTCCTCGACCATATCACCACTGGTGATGGCATCCTGGCTGGTCTGCAGCTGCTGGCCATCATGAAAAAGCGCAAAAAGACGCTCTCTGAGCTGGCCAACGTCATGGAGTGCTTTCCGCAAACCCTGAAAAATGTCCGGATGTCTTCAAAGATTCCGGTTGATACCATTCCGGATTTCCCCCAAACTTTGAAAAAGCTTGAGCAAAAACTGGGAAAAAGCGGTCGCATTCTGGTTCGTCCCTCAGGGACAGAACCGCTTATCCGGGTCATGGTTGAAGGCCAGGATGAAACTGAGATCGACACCATTGCAGATGAACTCTGTGAGGTGATTCGTCGGGCTGATCGGGGTTAA
- a CDS encoding O-antigen ligase family protein, translating into MYWSLDFKIRALLIATVTITPLLIWPNAIGRVYTSLPKVYAMVVFVICFLLIILAHRKEVTSILATDRVNFLLLFYFILLLISVQFAGHIGHAMYGRPGREEGLTTIMLYMLLFLAGRSCTIKADVIFRLMLISALIISIHAILQFFGLDQCLYFLNSRNWQKAYSTMGNPNFLSSYLVLLLPLCIHLFVTEKRGLTKHFFPAICYSILFYCLLCTRTRGAWLGAIAAIISYPFLLHKYLEYSSKHRNRGIFLAVLTFLLATSFNIQTDGLLTKEFLSLFTDAVATAAHGFDAESAGSSRIFIWKRVIALISMKPWFGHGIENLHLIFAHHYDQDIIAKFGRKIWFDKAHNEYLHIAVCSGIPSLIVYILFIYSVIRTGFKRLNTGPNKVILVPIMASIIGYLIQAFFNISVVMVAYIFWIFLGILAGTKNESLLLK; encoded by the coding sequence ATGTATTGGTCGCTGGACTTCAAAATTCGTGCCTTACTCATCGCCACTGTTACAATTACTCCTTTGCTAATTTGGCCAAATGCAATCGGTAGAGTTTACACGAGCCTGCCAAAAGTTTACGCAATGGTAGTTTTCGTTATATGCTTTTTACTCATCATTCTAGCTCATCGTAAAGAAGTAACCAGCATTCTGGCAACCGATCGCGTTAACTTCCTGTTACTTTTCTATTTCATCCTACTACTAATATCAGTCCAATTTGCAGGCCATATTGGGCATGCCATGTACGGCCGGCCAGGAAGGGAGGAAGGATTAACAACCATAATGCTCTATATGCTGCTTTTTCTTGCTGGTCGATCATGTACGATCAAAGCTGATGTCATTTTTCGACTTATGCTTATCAGTGCGCTTATAATTTCTATACATGCCATTTTACAATTTTTCGGACTAGACCAGTGTCTCTACTTTCTTAATAGCAGGAATTGGCAGAAAGCTTATTCGACTATGGGGAATCCTAATTTCCTTAGCAGTTACCTGGTCTTACTGCTGCCGTTGTGTATTCACCTTTTTGTCACTGAAAAGAGAGGGCTTACAAAACACTTTTTCCCTGCTATCTGCTATTCCATTCTTTTCTACTGTCTGTTGTGCACAAGAACCAGAGGTGCATGGCTAGGGGCTATTGCCGCCATCATTTCATACCCTTTCCTTTTACATAAATACCTTGAATATAGTTCTAAGCATAGAAACAGAGGAATCTTTCTTGCTGTGCTTACTTTTCTCTTAGCTACCAGCTTCAATATTCAAACTGATGGTCTACTAACAAAAGAGTTTTTATCTTTATTCACTGATGCCGTGGCAACAGCCGCTCACGGATTTGATGCGGAAAGCGCAGGATCATCTCGAATTTTTATATGGAAACGTGTTATCGCTCTCATCTCCATGAAACCTTGGTTTGGACATGGTATTGAAAACCTACATCTAATCTTTGCCCACCATTATGATCAAGATATAATAGCTAAATTTGGCAGAAAAATTTGGTTTGACAAAGCCCACAACGAATATCTGCATATTGCTGTTTGCTCTGGTATTCCTTCTTTGATTGTATATATTTTGTTTATTTATAGTGTAATACGCACAGGGTTCAAACGCCTCAACACCGGGCCCAATAAAGTTATTCTGGTGCCGATAATGGCCTCCATCATAGGATATCTCATCCAGGCTTTCTTCAATATCAGTGTTGTTATGGTTGCCTACATTTTCTGGATTTTTCTTGGTATACTCGCTGGAACTAAAAATGAATCTTTACTTTTGAAATAA
- the cdaA gene encoding diadenylate cyclase CdaA: MIEVPSYFRWQDLLDILVVAFIIHQLISIIRGTRSVQMVLGLGILTIVYFLAKIFDLSALMWLMQTFLSSILLIVIIVFQQDIRRALTQVGKSPFQKTMDVADKDLDEIIRSVFYLSKRRIGALIVIERETGLQDYVESGFDLNAKLSKELLISIFMPVSPLHDGGVIIHKGKVQSAGCILPLTQNPYINKKYGTRHRAAIGISEETDAVVLVVSEETQEISVVRHGALTTVSDEISLSNSLRAIFIPKEGNINSWKTWF, translated from the coding sequence ATGATTGAAGTTCCTAGTTATTTCCGCTGGCAAGATCTTCTCGATATTCTAGTCGTTGCCTTTATTATTCACCAGCTCATTTCAATCATACGCGGCACCCGTTCGGTGCAGATGGTGCTCGGGCTTGGCATTCTCACCATCGTCTATTTTCTGGCAAAGATCTTCGATCTTTCCGCGTTGATGTGGCTGATGCAGACCTTTCTCAGTTCCATCCTGTTAATCGTTATCATCGTGTTTCAACAAGATATCCGTCGAGCTCTCACCCAGGTGGGCAAGTCCCCGTTTCAAAAGACAATGGATGTGGCCGATAAGGATCTGGATGAAATTATCCGCTCTGTATTTTACCTTTCAAAACGACGGATAGGTGCACTGATCGTCATTGAAAGAGAGACAGGGCTTCAGGATTATGTCGAATCAGGCTTTGATCTGAATGCAAAGCTGAGCAAGGAGTTGCTGATATCGATTTTTATGCCTGTCTCACCTTTGCATGATGGTGGCGTGATTATTCATAAAGGTAAAGTGCAATCAGCGGGCTGCATCCTGCCACTTACCCAAAATCCTTACATCAATAAGAAATATGGTACACGGCACAGGGCTGCCATAGGCATATCGGAGGAGACTGATGCTGTGGTGCTGGTTGTTTCCGAGGAGACTCAGGAAATCTCAGTGGTCCGTCACGGAGCATTGACGACGGTTAGCGATGAAATCAGTCTGAGCAATAGCTTGAGAGCGATCTTTATTCCCAAGGAAGGGAATATTAATTCATGGAAAACGTGGTTTTGA
- a CDS encoding ABC transporter permease subunit, with protein MTHNIFPIAVLTFKEGIRQRILYGIFLFSLVSMIFTLLVSGFFMRDIQKILLDLSLSTISLTALVVPFFITITIFSKDIENKTISIFLSRSISRSQYIIGKFSGILMITACIYLILTIFSFTTIGIAQLIYPLSFFENLNIPSIAVACGLSFLSTMTLISCTILWCCLTTSSFLATLLSIATYIIGQSTEDLVRFISLELADGVISPATEVTVKAALYLFPNLSSLDYKYYAAYGMSIPPTQATFSIMYAVSYTFVILLFSVAIFSKKELA; from the coding sequence ATGACACACAACATTTTTCCCATTGCTGTCCTTACCTTTAAAGAGGGCATTCGCCAGCGCATACTCTACGGAATATTTCTTTTCTCGCTCGTGTCTATGATTTTCACACTTCTTGTCAGTGGATTTTTCATGCGAGACATCCAAAAAATACTGCTAGATCTGAGTCTTTCGACTATTTCCCTCACAGCACTGGTAGTTCCTTTTTTTATTACAATTACTATTTTTTCCAAAGATATTGAGAACAAAACCATATCAATTTTTCTGTCACGCTCAATATCTCGTTCGCAATATATCATAGGGAAATTCAGTGGCATCTTAATGATAACAGCCTGTATTTACTTAATATTAACGATATTTTCTTTCACCACAATTGGGATTGCCCAACTCATTTATCCTCTATCATTCTTTGAAAATCTGAATATACCTTCCATAGCAGTTGCATGCGGTCTATCATTTCTTTCCACTATGACTTTAATAAGCTGTACAATTCTCTGGTGTTGCCTAACGACAAGTTCTTTTCTTGCGACACTTCTATCAATTGCTACATATATTATCGGTCAATCAACCGAAGATCTCGTACGTTTCATCTCACTTGAACTTGCAGATGGAGTTATCTCCCCAGCCACCGAAGTCACAGTAAAAGCCGCCCTGTATCTTTTCCCTAACCTTTCATCCCTTGACTATAAATATTACGCAGCATACGGAATGAGCATCCCTCCCACCCAGGCAACCTTTTCAATTATGTACGCAGTCTCCTATACCTTTGTGATACTGCTTTTCTCCGTTGCAATTTTCTCAAAAAAGGAACTTGCATGA
- a CDS encoding ABC transporter ATP-binding protein encodes MKILTCSSLYKTYRKKLFSKASPPALHGLDLSIDSGETVGIIGPNGAGKSTLIKSIMGFVSVDSGSIKINDRTPADPSSRINIGYLPEICCLYENLSITEHFKFASQVSGIPTTTTHLKTQEVLHLVKLEHVASQPIRKFSKGMKQRAALALALLTDPKILILDEPMSGLDPLGRQIVIDIVRKFKDMGTTILFCSHVLNDVERICDRIGIMDQGRIVHQTSPIELETQHCDRPPHLTPLEACFLTAVSPN; translated from the coding sequence ATGAAAATACTTACCTGCTCATCGCTATACAAAACGTATCGGAAAAAACTGTTTTCTAAAGCATCTCCTCCAGCTCTTCATGGGCTTGACCTTTCTATAGATTCTGGCGAGACAGTCGGTATCATAGGTCCTAATGGTGCTGGAAAATCGACACTCATTAAATCGATAATGGGTTTTGTCTCTGTTGATTCAGGTAGCATCAAAATCAATGATCGTACCCCGGCAGACCCGTCCAGTAGAATTAATATTGGTTATCTTCCGGAGATTTGCTGCTTGTATGAAAATTTATCAATCACGGAACATTTCAAATTTGCATCCCAGGTTTCCGGCATACCAACTACGACAACCCATTTGAAAACCCAAGAGGTTCTCCATCTCGTCAAACTCGAGCACGTAGCCAGCCAGCCGATTAGAAAATTCTCTAAAGGGATGAAGCAACGAGCTGCTTTAGCGCTCGCACTCCTTACAGATCCCAAAATCCTCATACTCGATGAACCAATGTCTGGCCTTGACCCTCTAGGAAGACAAATTGTCATAGACATCGTCCGAAAATTTAAAGACATGGGAACTACCATCCTCTTTTGTTCACATGTTCTCAATGACGTGGAACGAATTTGTGACCGGATAGGCATTATGGACCAAGGACGGATTGTTCACCAAACTTCACCAATAGAACTTGAGACTCAACATTGCGACAGGCCTCCTCATTTAACGCCACTAGAGGCGTGCTTCCTGACTGCTGTAAGCCCCAATTAA
- a CDS encoding YbbR-like domain-containing protein → MENVVLKSFIQFIRDLFSLRRLQRIGTRDWVLKFASLMLATVLWYFVGGEDIVDKNIQVPIEIINMPRDLVISNQFKKEIEVTVSGPRSVLKDMENQSVTRQINLSNATPGTNVIENDNKAIRVPRGVTVLRIQPSTVILSLDKLIQKSFKIMPVTTGDVAAGYDLVQMQMNPDNITITGPETVLSHADALLTDIIDVSGMSASRQVQVPLDLDPAIVDLIGETSVTADITIKPRMVQKRISKVAVIGYVGGELREVEPKQVEILANVPVLLMRKNADLQQLFSVTAVGDSADDGELPVIAVPRQDVQLPIQVLSVRPESVTLIKKEEEITDPEGSIEGEEEAEEVIEAEKGSASDDSDAAEMLEEEIIEGEESGSYYKKIDGVLHITADRKKILVKE, encoded by the coding sequence ATGGAAAACGTGGTTTTGAAAAGTTTTATCCAATTCATAAGAGATCTTTTTTCACTGCGACGCCTGCAGCGGATCGGTACCAGGGACTGGGTGCTGAAGTTCGCGTCATTGATGCTGGCGACTGTGTTGTGGTATTTCGTCGGGGGAGAGGATATCGTAGATAAAAATATCCAGGTTCCCATTGAAATAATCAATATGCCACGGGACCTGGTTATCTCCAATCAGTTTAAAAAGGAGATAGAAGTAACCGTAAGTGGCCCGAGATCTGTTTTGAAAGATATGGAAAATCAGTCTGTTACCAGGCAGATAAACCTCTCTAATGCGACTCCCGGAACCAATGTCATCGAAAATGATAATAAAGCCATCCGGGTTCCCAGGGGGGTGACGGTTTTAAGGATTCAGCCTTCTACTGTTATTCTCTCACTCGATAAACTTATTCAGAAGTCCTTTAAGATCATGCCGGTAACCACCGGGGATGTGGCGGCAGGCTATGACCTGGTACAAATGCAGATGAATCCCGATAATATTACCATTACCGGGCCTGAAACTGTTCTTTCCCATGCAGATGCCTTGCTCACAGATATAATTGATGTAAGTGGTATGTCTGCATCAAGGCAAGTGCAGGTCCCTCTCGATCTCGATCCTGCGATAGTTGATCTTATTGGTGAGACGTCGGTCACGGCTGATATCACTATTAAACCCCGAATGGTCCAGAAACGAATCAGCAAAGTTGCTGTAATAGGCTATGTTGGGGGGGAACTACGGGAAGTTGAACCAAAGCAGGTGGAAATACTGGCTAATGTTCCGGTATTGTTGATGAGGAAAAATGCCGATTTGCAACAGCTCTTTTCGGTAACGGCTGTAGGGGATTCTGCTGATGACGGTGAGTTACCTGTGATAGCTGTGCCAAGACAGGATGTTCAACTGCCAATTCAGGTCCTTTCAGTTAGGCCCGAATCAGTTACTTTGATTAAAAAGGAAGAAGAGATTACAGACCCTGAGGGTTCTATAGAAGGCGAAGAAGAGGCTGAAGAGGTAATAGAAGCAGAAAAAGGTAGTGCCTCAGATGACAGTGACGCCGCGGAAATGCTTGAAGAAGAGATTATTGAGGGTGAAGAAAGCGGTAGCTATTATAAAAAAATAGATGGCGTTTTACATATTACCGCAGATAGAAAGAAAATCCTGGTAAAAGAGTAA
- the tnpA gene encoding IS66 family insertion sequence element accessory protein TnpA: protein MGRNISKLQQKQDYWQKHIGAWEAGSQSQKAYYQSNGIALATFGYWKRKLNRRNENEAAFYPLAVPASIPDTNVKASLAVHIDRFNLEIQGDFCSEQFKKVVTTLEQLT from the coding sequence GTGGGCAGAAACATCTCGAAACTTCAACAGAAGCAAGACTACTGGCAAAAACATATCGGTGCCTGGGAAGCAGGTAGCCAAAGCCAGAAAGCCTATTATCAGTCGAACGGAATTGCTCTGGCAACTTTCGGCTACTGGAAACGTAAACTGAATAGAAGGAACGAGAACGAGGCAGCGTTTTATCCTCTTGCAGTCCCAGCATCAATCCCTGATACAAATGTTAAAGCTTCCCTGGCTGTGCATATTGATCGCTTCAATCTTGAGATCCAGGGCGACTTTTGTTCTGAGCAGTTTAAAAAAGTTGTGACAACTCTGGAGCAACTTACATGA